A window from Rhodothermus bifroesti encodes these proteins:
- a CDS encoding ABC transporter ATP-binding protein, producing MDRSLVSSGVPEPVVCLRAVYKRFGVREVLRGVTLEVAPGQSVVVMGSSGSGKSVLLKHLVRLLVPDQGEVWVLGQRVDQLEAEALDQLRLSIGYLFQSGALFDSMTVYENLDFLLERHTKLSRAERRDRILEMLDWVGLRHTVTQYPAELSGGQRKRIALARAMILEPKVLLYDEPTTGLDPASVRAVSELIVRLREERSITSVTITHDLLCAEIIADRAHFLHEGRILLSGTFEELRKADHPALRNFFGN from the coding sequence ATGGATAGGTCGCTTGTATCGTCTGGAGTGCCTGAGCCTGTGGTATGCTTGCGGGCAGTCTACAAGCGTTTTGGTGTGCGAGAAGTGCTGCGTGGCGTAACGCTAGAGGTTGCGCCGGGGCAATCGGTGGTGGTTATGGGCAGCTCTGGGAGCGGCAAAAGCGTCTTGCTGAAGCATCTGGTGCGGCTTTTAGTGCCCGATCAAGGCGAAGTTTGGGTGTTGGGGCAGCGGGTTGATCAGCTTGAAGCGGAGGCGCTTGACCAGCTGCGCCTTTCGATTGGCTATTTGTTCCAGAGTGGAGCTCTTTTTGACTCCATGACCGTCTACGAAAACCTTGATTTTTTGCTCGAGCGCCACACTAAGCTTAGCCGAGCTGAGCGTCGCGACCGCATTTTAGAGATGCTCGATTGGGTTGGCTTGCGCCATACAGTCACGCAGTATCCAGCCGAACTCTCAGGTGGGCAGCGTAAACGCATCGCTTTGGCACGCGCTATGATCCTGGAGCCCAAGGTGCTCCTTTACGATGAACCGACCACGGGGCTCGATCCGGCTTCGGTGCGCGCGGTTTCTGAGCTTATTGTGCGGCTACGCGAGGAACGAAGCATTACGTCGGTTACCATCACACACGACCTGCTGTGCGCTGAGATCATTGCCGATCGTGCCCATTTTTTGCATGAAGGCCGCATTCTTTTAAGCGGCACTTTCGAGGAATTGCGTAAGGCCGATCACCCGGCGCTGCGCAACTTCTTCGGAAATTGA
- a CDS encoding cysteine desulfurase family protein — protein MQQRPIYLDYNATTPVDPQVLERMLPYFTERFGNPASKGHRYGLEAEAAVEAAREQVAALLGAEPENVIFTSGATEALNLAIKGVAEASIHRGRHLVTVQTEHRAVLEACRRLEQRGWEVTYLPVDAEGRLDLAALEAALRPETVLLCVMWANNETGVLHPIPEIARLARAHGVPLLVDATQAVGKIPVQVAGIDLLACSAHKFYGPKGVGVLYVRRRPELRLLPLIDGGGHEQGLRSGTLNVPGIVGMGAAALRAAEVMAAEMPRLQALRDRLEQGLRTALPGVRVNGAGAPRLPQTSSITLEGVRADRLLASVRTLALSAGSACGSGRGKPSHVLRAMGRSDTEAQATLRISLGRFTTEADIDYALTELIAAVERLRRSTAVTFA, from the coding sequence ATGCAGCAGCGACCGATATATTTGGACTACAACGCGACGACGCCTGTTGATCCGCAGGTGCTGGAGCGGATGCTGCCCTATTTTACGGAGCGCTTTGGTAATCCAGCTAGCAAAGGTCATCGCTATGGTCTGGAGGCTGAAGCAGCCGTTGAGGCCGCACGTGAGCAAGTAGCCGCGTTACTAGGGGCTGAACCGGAAAATGTGATTTTCACCAGTGGCGCGACCGAAGCGCTCAATCTGGCCATTAAAGGTGTAGCCGAAGCCTCGATTCATCGTGGGCGCCATCTGGTTACGGTGCAGACCGAGCATCGAGCGGTGCTAGAAGCCTGCCGGAGGCTAGAGCAGCGTGGCTGGGAGGTTACCTATCTGCCTGTCGATGCTGAAGGGCGGCTGGATCTAGCAGCGCTTGAGGCGGCATTGCGACCCGAGACGGTACTGCTGTGCGTCATGTGGGCCAACAACGAAACGGGCGTGTTGCATCCCATCCCCGAGATAGCCCGGCTTGCACGCGCACACGGGGTACCGCTACTGGTCGACGCTACGCAGGCGGTAGGGAAAATTCCTGTGCAGGTAGCTGGCATTGATCTTTTGGCTTGCTCAGCGCATAAGTTCTACGGCCCTAAAGGCGTGGGGGTGCTGTACGTCCGGCGTCGGCCAGAGCTTCGGCTGCTGCCGTTGATTGATGGTGGGGGACATGAACAAGGCCTACGTAGCGGTACATTGAACGTGCCGGGTATTGTGGGCATGGGGGCTGCTGCGCTGCGGGCAGCCGAAGTCATGGCAGCGGAAATGCCTCGTTTACAGGCGTTGCGTGATCGCTTAGAGCAAGGTTTGCGCACTGCGCTGCCGGGCGTCCGCGTCAACGGAGCGGGGGCGCCACGCCTGCCCCAAACCAGCAGTATTACGCTGGAAGGCGTGCGTGCCGATCGCTTGCTTGCCAGCGTACGTACACTGGCACTTTCGGCTGGAAGTGCCTGCGGCTCAGGCCGCGGTAAGCCCAGCCATGTGCTTCGGGCTATGGGCCGCAGCGATACCGAAGCGCAAGCGACGCTACGTATCAGCCTGGGACGCTTTACCACAGAAGCCGATATTGACTATGCATTGACCGAGCTGATTGCTGCGGTAGAACGCTTGCGCCGCAGCACCGCAGTGACCTTTGCTTGA
- the tgt gene encoding tRNA guanosine(34) transglycosylase Tgt, translated as MRFVLERVDTATRARAGRLETPHGTVETPMFMPVGTVGSVKTLGPRELRQDIGAQIILGNTYHLYLRPGLEVLRQAGGLHRFMGWDGPILTDSGGYQVFSLAPLRKLSDEGVVFQSHLDGSRHLFTPENVIDFQRIIGADIMMVLDECPPADVSLEAARRAHELTLRWAARSQQRFSATEPLYGYPQALFGIVQGGVFPALRRASAQALVEMDFPGYAIGGLSVGEPAEVMYEMVEIVTELLPLDRPRYLMGVGTPANLLENIARGIDLFDCVLPTRNGRNGMLFTTEGILNIRNRKWQMDFSPIDPGLEGYVSQTFTKAYLRHLFQAGEILGLQIATLQNLSFYLWLMRAARQAILENRYQSWMNEVLPRISQRL; from the coding sequence ATGCGGTTTGTGCTAGAACGTGTCGATACGGCAACGCGCGCACGGGCCGGACGGCTCGAGACGCCGCACGGCACGGTCGAAACCCCTATGTTTATGCCAGTGGGTACCGTGGGTAGCGTAAAAACCCTCGGCCCGCGCGAACTGCGCCAAGACATTGGCGCACAGATCATCCTAGGCAACACCTACCACCTCTACCTACGGCCTGGGCTTGAGGTGCTCCGCCAGGCAGGCGGCCTACATCGGTTCATGGGCTGGGATGGACCTATTCTGACCGATTCGGGAGGATACCAAGTTTTTTCACTGGCGCCACTGCGCAAGCTTTCTGATGAGGGGGTCGTGTTTCAAAGCCATCTCGACGGTTCTCGACACCTGTTTACCCCTGAAAACGTGATCGACTTTCAGCGCATCATCGGGGCGGATATCATGATGGTGCTCGACGAATGCCCGCCTGCCGATGTCTCGTTAGAGGCTGCACGTCGGGCACACGAGCTGACGCTGCGATGGGCCGCGCGCAGCCAACAGCGCTTTAGCGCAACCGAACCGCTTTACGGCTATCCACAAGCCCTTTTTGGTATCGTACAGGGCGGCGTTTTTCCTGCCTTACGGCGGGCTTCAGCCCAAGCACTGGTTGAGATGGACTTTCCTGGCTATGCAATCGGGGGCCTTTCCGTGGGAGAACCCGCTGAGGTGATGTACGAAATGGTCGAGATCGTTACCGAACTGCTGCCTCTTGATCGCCCACGTTACCTCATGGGCGTAGGCACGCCAGCTAACCTGCTGGAAAACATCGCGCGAGGTATTGACCTGTTCGATTGCGTATTGCCTACGCGCAACGGCCGTAATGGAATGCTCTTTACGACCGAAGGCATCCTCAACATCCGCAACCGTAAGTGGCAAATGGACTTCTCCCCGATTGACCCTGGCCTGGAGGGTTACGTGTCGCAAACGTTTACCAAAGCCTACCTACGACACCTGTTTCAGGCCGGCGAGATCCTTGGGTTGCAGATCGCTACGCTGCAAAACCTGAGCTTCTACCTGTGGCTGATGCGTGCAGCGCGGCAGGCTATCTTGGAAAATCGCTATCAAAGCTGGATGAACGAGGTGCTACCGCGCATCAGTCAACGCTTGTAA
- the rnpM gene encoding RNase P modulator RnpM: MAKRHVPLRRCVVCRTQQPKSALVRIVRQPDGRVALDAEQKKSGRGAYLCRQPSCWNPKLALPRLQRALRTSIDEAFRATLLSYAAHLHSADTA, encoded by the coding sequence ATGGCTAAGCGGCACGTCCCGCTGCGGCGATGCGTGGTATGTCGCACGCAGCAGCCTAAGTCCGCCCTTGTGCGCATTGTACGCCAGCCCGATGGTCGGGTAGCATTGGACGCTGAGCAGAAAAAAAGCGGTCGCGGTGCTTATCTGTGCCGGCAACCCTCGTGCTGGAACCCTAAGCTGGCCTTACCACGGCTGCAACGCGCGCTGCGAACCTCGATCGATGAAGCGTTTCGTGCAACGTTACTTAGCTATGCCGCGCATTTGCATAGCGCCGATACCGCTTGA
- a CDS encoding AI-2E family transporter translates to MSHPSQDPRLSALEVLLLGGGLALFLALLYTLQAVLHPLLIAIAAVILLWPLRTQRAVRALMFSGGFLLLFWLLSQLQWVLLPFVIAYLLAYLSNPAVDWLARRLHVPRWVSALAVTAGVIGIVVAIALLLVPSILSQLVTLLQQLLDSMRYLRRWLYESPWMDRLAEVLPVDRQAILQQLTTFIEQQLQKLTGNLPDLLTTLAQSLGSVVGAITMIATFPVLLFYTLKDYPKLRDALIGLFPQHNGRKDYLVHASTVVGNYLRGQLLISAIGAVNVSVALLLLNFPFALLIGLLAGILNLIPNLGAVLTNIIAVAVALLFGDPPLLDAVLVTAVLLGQGLLEASVLSPNILSYQVGLHPVLILLSLFVFGYFLGALGLLVAVPTTAVLVGFYQSYRAAVQQAQTVSETTVTDG, encoded by the coding sequence ATGTCCCATCCTTCTCAAGACCCCCGCCTAAGCGCCCTGGAAGTCCTCCTATTGGGAGGAGGGTTGGCCTTGTTCCTCGCGCTGCTCTACACGCTGCAAGCCGTACTGCACCCGCTGCTGATTGCTATAGCTGCTGTGATTTTGCTTTGGCCGCTACGCACGCAGCGGGCTGTGCGGGCGCTCATGTTTTCTGGGGGCTTTTTGCTGCTGTTCTGGCTCCTGAGCCAGTTGCAGTGGGTGCTGCTGCCCTTTGTGATTGCGTACCTGTTGGCCTATTTAAGCAACCCGGCTGTCGACTGGCTGGCCCGGCGACTTCACGTGCCGCGATGGGTTTCGGCCTTGGCAGTAACCGCTGGGGTTATCGGCATCGTAGTCGCCATTGCGCTGCTTTTGGTCCCCTCGATTCTCTCACAGCTGGTTACGCTCTTGCAGCAGTTGCTCGACAGCATGCGCTACCTGCGACGCTGGCTTTACGAAAGTCCCTGGATGGATCGGTTAGCAGAAGTGTTGCCTGTGGACCGACAGGCCATCTTGCAACAGCTCACAACTTTTATCGAACAACAACTGCAAAAGCTCACTGGAAATCTGCCAGACTTGCTCACGACGTTGGCACAGTCGTTAGGGTCGGTGGTAGGCGCCATTACGATGATTGCCACCTTCCCGGTGCTGCTTTTTTATACCCTTAAGGATTATCCCAAATTGCGCGATGCGTTGATTGGCCTGTTTCCGCAGCATAACGGTCGCAAGGACTACCTTGTCCATGCCAGCACGGTGGTGGGCAATTACTTGCGGGGCCAGCTGTTGATTAGTGCGATTGGTGCAGTGAACGTATCTGTAGCCTTACTGCTTCTGAACTTTCCGTTTGCGCTGCTGATTGGGCTACTTGCTGGGATATTAAACTTGATCCCGAACCTGGGCGCAGTGCTGACCAACATTATTGCTGTGGCTGTTGCACTGCTTTTTGGCGATCCGCCGCTCTTGGATGCCGTTTTGGTAACGGCGGTATTGCTGGGGCAGGGATTACTAGAAGCGAGCGTGCTTTCGCCGAACATTCTGAGCTACCAAGTGGGTTTGCATCCTGTACTGATTTTGCTTTCCCTGTTTGTGTTCGGGTATTTTTTAGGAGCGCTGGGGTTGCTTGTTGCCGTGCCCACGACAGCTGTACTGGTCGGTTTTTATCAGAGCTATCGTGCAGCGGTGCAGCAGGCGCAAACTGTTTCGGAAACGACAGTAACCGATGGCTAA
- a CDS encoding 4-hydroxy-3-methylbut-2-enyl diphosphate reductase, with protein MPRQFDIPIFYKSPIISRVKEARRLQDPRKKDFSPTVLDFGPVRFKLARHFGFCYGVEQAVEIAYRALEENPGRRVFLLSEMIHNPHVNSDLEQRGVRFLRTTRGEQLIPWDVLRPEDIVIIPAFGTTPEIEAELASRGVDVHRYDTTCPFVEKVWKRSSQLGQRGYTVVIHGKRYHEETRATFARAAREAPVVVVRDLQEAANLARVIRGEADAAFFYEHFRDRYSEGFDPTRDLVRIGVVNQTTMLATETQAIAELLRQAMIDRYGAENVHEHFADTSDTLCYATHENQQATRTLIDAGGDLALVVGGYNSSNTSHLVELCAERMPTYFIKGPEELLSPDRIRYFDLRTQTVQESEGWLPAHRPIDIVLTAGASCPDALLEAVLQRVLTWFKDVRAVEDVLAPYLEAVA; from the coding sequence ATGCCTCGGCAGTTTGACATTCCCATCTTTTATAAAAGCCCGATCATCTCGCGCGTCAAAGAAGCCCGCCGCCTTCAGGATCCACGCAAGAAAGATTTTTCGCCCACAGTGCTGGACTTTGGGCCGGTGCGCTTCAAGCTAGCCCGGCATTTTGGCTTCTGTTATGGCGTAGAGCAGGCCGTAGAGATCGCCTATCGGGCCCTTGAGGAAAACCCAGGCCGACGCGTTTTCCTCCTCTCAGAAATGATTCATAACCCCCATGTAAACAGCGATTTAGAACAACGTGGCGTGCGTTTTTTGCGCACGACGCGGGGTGAGCAGTTGATTCCTTGGGACGTCTTGCGGCCCGAAGATATTGTGATCATCCCGGCTTTTGGCACCACACCCGAGATCGAGGCCGAATTGGCGTCACGTGGCGTAGACGTACACCGGTATGACACTACGTGTCCTTTTGTTGAAAAGGTTTGGAAACGCAGTAGCCAACTCGGCCAGCGCGGCTACACCGTTGTTATTCACGGGAAACGCTATCATGAGGAGACGCGCGCCACGTTTGCCCGTGCTGCTCGCGAGGCGCCCGTTGTGGTCGTGCGCGATCTCCAAGAAGCCGCCAATCTGGCACGGGTGATTCGGGGAGAGGCCGACGCGGCGTTTTTCTACGAGCATTTTCGCGACCGCTACTCCGAAGGCTTTGACCCAACGCGCGACTTGGTACGCATCGGCGTGGTCAATCAGACCACCATGCTGGCTACCGAAACGCAAGCCATTGCCGAGCTGCTGCGTCAGGCCATGATCGATCGCTATGGCGCTGAAAACGTACACGAGCACTTTGCCGATACCAGCGACACCCTCTGCTATGCCACGCACGAAAACCAGCAAGCCACGCGTACGCTCATCGATGCTGGAGGGGACTTGGCGCTCGTGGTGGGCGGCTACAACTCCTCGAACACCAGCCACTTGGTAGAGCTATGCGCTGAACGCATGCCCACCTACTTCATCAAAGGTCCTGAAGAGCTGCTTTCCCCCGATCGCATCCGGTACTTTGATCTTAGGACGCAAACGGTTCAGGAAAGCGAAGGCTGGCTTCCTGCTCATCGACCTATCGATATTGTGCTGACTGCCGGCGCTTCTTGCCCCGATGCTTTGCTTGAAGCAGTGCTGCAACGGGTACTGACGTGGTTTAAAGACGTACGCGCTGTCGAAGACGTTCTGGCGCCTTACCTGGAAGCGGTCGCTTGA
- a CDS encoding MlaE family ABC transporter permease, producing the protein MPTDPEKHFPARPPASALRLWMAHIRGLVLFIGRFFREVWRPPYEVRELVRQMDEAGAKSFVLTAAAGIAIGVVLAMQSRGTLARFGAEAVLPNMLALSVFKEIGPVITSLVLAGRLGAGMAAEIGSMRVTEQIDALEVAALKPFHYLVIPRVLACVAMFPVLTTWTNMIALAGGYIESVISVNMDHRLFWNSAFSSLRFSDVLVDTLKTSIFGFLVGMVSCYLGYTVRGGTREVGQAAMQAVVLSSLFILLADVIIVRISLFFFGGL; encoded by the coding sequence ATGCCTACTGATCCTGAGAAACACTTTCCGGCTAGGCCGCCAGCGTCTGCCTTGCGTTTATGGATGGCGCATATCAGGGGGCTTGTCTTATTTATCGGACGGTTCTTTCGCGAAGTATGGCGTCCGCCTTATGAAGTGCGCGAACTGGTCCGACAGATGGATGAAGCCGGAGCGAAAAGCTTCGTCCTGACAGCAGCTGCAGGGATTGCCATTGGTGTTGTGCTAGCCATGCAGAGCCGCGGTACGCTGGCGCGCTTTGGCGCTGAGGCCGTGCTGCCCAACATGTTGGCGTTGTCGGTTTTTAAAGAAATTGGACCCGTGATTACTTCGCTTGTGTTGGCTGGGCGTCTGGGTGCTGGGATGGCAGCCGAAATCGGCTCTATGCGCGTAACCGAGCAGATCGACGCCCTTGAGGTGGCAGCGCTTAAGCCGTTTCATTATTTGGTTATTCCACGGGTGCTAGCCTGCGTGGCCATGTTTCCTGTGCTTACCACCTGGACAAACATGATCGCACTAGCTGGAGGGTACATCGAATCGGTTATTTCAGTGAATATGGACCATCGACTTTTTTGGAACAGTGCGTTTTCGAGCCTGCGCTTTTCGGACGTGTTGGTCGATACGCTCAAAACCAGCATATTCGGGTTCCTGGTAGGCATGGTAAGTTGCTATCTGGGTTACACGGTGCGAGGGGGCACGCGCGAGGTGGGCCAAGCTGCTATGCAAGCCGTTGTGCTCTCGTCGCTTTTCATTCTGCTGGCCGACGTCATCATAGTCCGCATTTCGCTGTTTTTCTTTGGGGGACTATGA
- a CDS encoding class I SAM-dependent methyltransferase — protein sequence MAWYHDWFNHEAYELVYRHRDDQEAERVVALIEQVVHPEPACTILDVGCGRGRHARALARRGYRVTGIDVAERALQLARERAEAEGLKIQFVLHDMRQPFCTGCFDGVVNLFTAFGFFEEEADHLRALQAMAQALRSGGWLVQDFFNADYLARYLVPSDHFTCDGIEITQERWLENGRVNKRIRLRHKETETVFCESVRLLRLEDFQRLYVQAGLEIQNILGDYEGRPFTPESPRLILYARKPA from the coding sequence ATGGCCTGGTACCACGACTGGTTTAATCACGAGGCGTACGAGCTGGTTTACCGCCATCGCGACGATCAGGAAGCCGAGCGTGTGGTAGCGCTGATTGAACAGGTCGTGCACCCTGAGCCAGCGTGCACCATCCTCGATGTTGGTTGCGGACGCGGTCGTCATGCCCGCGCTCTTGCCCGACGGGGTTATCGCGTGACCGGGATCGATGTGGCTGAACGCGCGCTCCAGCTAGCCCGAGAACGTGCCGAAGCAGAAGGCTTGAAAATCCAATTTGTACTGCACGACATGCGCCAGCCGTTTTGCACCGGCTGTTTCGATGGGGTGGTCAACCTGTTTACGGCTTTTGGTTTTTTTGAAGAGGAGGCGGATCATTTGCGTGCGTTGCAGGCTATGGCCCAGGCGTTGCGTTCGGGTGGATGGTTGGTGCAGGATTTTTTTAATGCGGATTACCTTGCCCGCTATCTCGTTCCTTCAGATCATTTCACCTGCGATGGAATCGAAATCACGCAAGAGCGCTGGTTGGAAAACGGCCGCGTCAACAAGCGCATCCGCTTGCGGCACAAGGAAACAGAGACGGTGTTCTGTGAATCAGTACGACTGCTGCGCTTGGAAGACTTCCAGCGTCTTTATGTTCAGGCTGGACTGGAGATCCAAAACATCCTAGGGGATTACGAAGGCCGCCCCTTCACGCCCGAAAGCCCCCGCTTGATCCTTTATGCGCGCAAACCTGCTTAA
- a CDS encoding MlaD family protein, producing MSREFRVGLLALAGVALFVLVLFTIANRSFLLSDTFLLRARFNRVAGLVPGAPVQFQGVNVGRVESVQLPLAPGGQIEVTMAIKETARRVIHRRTQAQIKSEGLVGQQIVVLVNPAGVDGEPVVEGDLIVGVDPFDLFEITDRALASVQTFEQAAEAFRQIMHDVQAGQGTLGKLIYDPALYNEFVATTSETRRVLNNLANNAEALVALADEATQGVKSILEKIDQGDGSLARLLNDPALYVQLLATVDTLRMVATDLRAITGAIENAAHWGTLGAYRFAELMEAAKHNWLFRRYFEERGYMEQAPFEVRERAIEQSYRQLEARMRELQAWEQALQAREARLKALEARIDSLADVP from the coding sequence ATGTCGCGGGAATTTCGGGTAGGTTTACTGGCATTGGCTGGTGTGGCCTTGTTTGTATTGGTCCTGTTTACGATTGCGAACCGGTCGTTTCTGCTCAGCGATACGTTTTTGCTGCGCGCTCGCTTCAACCGGGTAGCTGGACTGGTGCCTGGTGCACCGGTGCAGTTTCAAGGCGTAAATGTTGGCCGGGTCGAATCGGTGCAGTTGCCCCTTGCCCCTGGCGGACAGATCGAAGTGACGATGGCCATCAAAGAAACAGCGCGGCGCGTCATTCACAGGCGCACGCAGGCCCAAATTAAAAGCGAAGGGCTGGTTGGCCAGCAGATTGTTGTGCTGGTCAATCCAGCTGGTGTGGATGGGGAGCCGGTAGTAGAAGGCGATCTGATTGTTGGCGTGGATCCGTTTGACCTGTTTGAAATCACCGACCGGGCACTGGCTTCGGTGCAAACCTTTGAGCAGGCAGCCGAAGCTTTCCGGCAAATCATGCACGACGTGCAGGCTGGCCAGGGCACCTTGGGTAAGCTGATCTACGATCCGGCGCTCTATAACGAATTTGTGGCCACAACGAGTGAAACGCGACGCGTGCTTAACAACTTGGCCAATAACGCCGAAGCGCTCGTAGCGCTGGCCGACGAGGCTACGCAGGGTGTGAAGTCGATTCTGGAAAAGATCGATCAAGGGGATGGCAGCCTGGCGCGGCTGCTCAATGATCCGGCACTTTACGTGCAGCTGCTGGCTACTGTCGATACGCTACGTATGGTTGCTACCGACTTGCGGGCCATTACAGGGGCCATTGAGAATGCAGCGCATTGGGGCACCTTGGGAGCTTATCGCTTTGCAGAGCTGATGGAAGCCGCCAAGCACAACTGGTTGTTTCGACGCTATTTTGAAGAGCGGGGGTACATGGAGCAGGCACCGTTCGAGGTGCGCGAGCGGGCTATTGAGCAATCCTACCGTCAGCTTGAGGCTCGCATGCGCGAGCTGCAGGCTTGGGAGCAAGCGTTGCAGGCACGTGAGGCCCGCCTAAAGGCGCTAGAGGCCCGGATCGATTCCCTAGCAGATGTTCCATAA
- a CDS encoding DUF2480 family protein, with product MEPILNRVAQSDIVVYNLEALWDDKPIVELDLAPFLVEGLVLREKAFRQQVQAHDWSQYADCHVALYCSTDAILPIWAYMLVATKLQGIARSVTVGRRDALLRDYFARALAREDWSRYKDRIVVVKGCASKLVPPSAYVLAVQYLQTVARKLMYGEPCSSVPLWRRPEPRSDAQARAVGPAFPKSAD from the coding sequence ATGGAACCGATCCTTAATCGCGTAGCCCAAAGCGACATTGTGGTATATAACCTGGAAGCCCTCTGGGATGACAAGCCCATTGTTGAGCTAGACCTAGCTCCTTTTTTAGTGGAAGGGTTGGTGCTGCGTGAAAAAGCCTTTCGCCAGCAAGTGCAAGCGCACGACTGGTCGCAGTACGCGGACTGTCACGTTGCCCTTTACTGCTCTACAGATGCGATTCTGCCTATTTGGGCCTACATGCTTGTGGCTACCAAGCTGCAAGGCATCGCACGTTCGGTTACGGTAGGGCGCCGTGACGCGTTGCTGCGGGACTACTTTGCGCGGGCCCTTGCACGTGAAGATTGGTCCCGTTACAAGGATCGTATTGTGGTTGTCAAAGGCTGTGCAAGCAAGCTGGTTCCTCCCAGTGCCTACGTATTGGCAGTCCAGTACTTACAAACCGTAGCACGTAAACTGATGTACGGCGAGCCCTGCTCGTCGGTCCCGCTCTGGCGCCGGCCGGAGCCTCGTTCAGATGCCCAAGCCCGGGCTGTAGGTCCAGCATTTCCGAAATCTGCAGACTGA
- a CDS encoding DUF2914 domain-containing protein produces MRAQRVQTSRYRRLLPVVFFFGGVTWDALTLRRIDALADNLILLSYFLVLGVALFLAVLTTYGRLRAAWLLRYRDYFPAVLQFLFGALFSAYVVFYFQSTAAPTHWLFFAGLVGLLVANEFMHRRLLGVYVLLGLYTLCSFTFFVFFVPVVLRRISDLVFGLSSALSLLPVMLLVVLFYRQGIVPKGQSIKLALAAAAIVLGLGVLYVLNWIPPVPLALREGGVYHHVRRENAVYVLHYEPAPWYRFWQRVSPRFHYVEGDTVFCFASVFAPTQLRTGVRHVWQRYDEARQRWVTQDEIAYAVVGGRDGGYRGYTFKRQVQPGRWRIEVRTEHGRLLGRIAFELVPATVRPPLRVRQVA; encoded by the coding sequence ATGCGAGCGCAGCGCGTGCAGACGTCTCGCTACCGCCGCTTGCTCCCCGTGGTGTTTTTCTTTGGCGGGGTCACCTGGGATGCCCTCACGCTACGCCGCATTGATGCCTTAGCAGATAACCTGATCTTGCTAAGTTATTTCCTAGTTTTAGGTGTTGCGCTTTTTCTTGCTGTACTCACGACCTACGGTCGGCTGCGCGCAGCTTGGCTTTTGCGCTACCGCGATTATTTTCCTGCTGTGCTCCAGTTCCTTTTTGGTGCACTTTTTAGCGCGTACGTGGTGTTTTACTTTCAGAGCACGGCAGCACCTACCCACTGGCTATTTTTTGCAGGGCTTGTAGGCTTACTTGTAGCCAATGAATTCATGCATCGGCGCCTGCTAGGGGTGTATGTGTTGCTTGGGCTCTACACGCTATGCAGCTTTACCTTTTTCGTGTTTTTTGTGCCGGTCGTACTGCGCCGCATAAGTGACCTGGTGTTTGGACTTTCAAGCGCACTGAGCCTGCTGCCCGTCATGCTGCTTGTGGTTCTTTTTTATCGCCAGGGGATTGTACCCAAAGGGCAAAGCATAAAATTGGCTCTAGCTGCAGCGGCAATTGTTCTCGGGCTTGGGGTGCTTTATGTGCTGAATTGGATTCCGCCGGTGCCGTTAGCCTTACGCGAAGGGGGCGTATATCATCACGTTCGGCGCGAAAATGCTGTTTACGTGCTTCACTATGAACCCGCTCCTTGGTATCGCTTCTGGCAACGCGTTAGTCCCCGTTTTCACTACGTGGAAGGAGATACGGTTTTCTGCTTTGCTTCGGTCTTTGCACCTACGCAGCTGCGCACAGGCGTGCGGCACGTGTGGCAGCGTTATGACGAAGCGCGGCAGCGGTGGGTTACGCAGGACGAAATTGCCTATGCTGTGGTAGGAGGACGTGATGGGGGATACCGCGGCTATACGTTTAAGCGCCAGGTGCAACCAGGCCGCTGGCGGATTGAAGTGCGCACTGAACACGGCCGCCTGCTAGGCCGCATTGCGTTTGAACTGGTTCCGGCAACTGTGCGTCCCCCATTACGGGTGCGGCAGGTCGCTTAG